One window from the genome of Thalassospira xiamenensis M-5 = DSM 17429 encodes:
- a CDS encoding hydrolase → MTEYAKFQPWLDWLDQRYDETLDRLKSWSAINSGTGNIDGLDRMRDAILDAFAELDAKTAIIDLPDSEAVAADGSIAPVRYGKLLHFSKRPQAPVRVLLCIHYDTVFAIDSPFQTPRLIDENTLNGPGVADAKGGILTILNALSALERSPFANGIGWEVILNPDEETGSIGSAPFLAEHARAADFGMLYEPALEDGTLAGARKGSGNFSVRIKGRAAHAGREFHAGRSAMVAASDCVMRLDQLNGKVGEATFNIGKIDGGGPVNVVPDNAVVRFNVRVSNHFERHQAENEIADVIAAINQRDGIMAELHGQFGRAPKPMAGRTKALFEWVRELGHDLDLDIAWKPTGGCCDGNNLAEAGLPNIDTLGVRGGLIHSDQEFVKLDSLIERAKLSALILMKAGSGDLPDALKKTEI, encoded by the coding sequence ATGACCGAATATGCAAAGTTTCAGCCTTGGCTCGACTGGCTTGATCAGCGTTACGATGAAACGCTTGATCGCCTGAAATCATGGTCGGCAATCAATAGTGGCACAGGCAATATCGACGGGCTTGACCGGATGCGTGACGCCATTCTGGATGCCTTTGCCGAACTTGATGCCAAAACAGCCATCATCGACCTGCCCGATAGCGAAGCGGTCGCCGCCGATGGCAGCATCGCACCCGTGCGCTATGGCAAGCTTTTGCATTTTTCCAAACGGCCACAGGCCCCGGTTCGGGTTTTGCTGTGCATTCATTATGACACGGTCTTTGCCATCGACAGCCCGTTTCAAACCCCGCGCCTGATTGATGAAAATACATTAAACGGGCCGGGTGTTGCCGATGCCAAGGGCGGCATTCTGACGATCCTCAATGCCCTGAGCGCACTGGAACGAAGCCCCTTTGCCAATGGCATCGGCTGGGAAGTCATCCTGAACCCTGATGAAGAAACCGGCTCCATCGGATCGGCCCCGTTTCTGGCCGAACACGCCCGCGCCGCCGATTTCGGGATGCTCTATGAACCGGCCTTGGAAGACGGCACCCTTGCCGGGGCACGCAAGGGATCAGGCAATTTTTCCGTCCGGATCAAGGGGCGTGCTGCCCATGCGGGGCGTGAATTTCATGCCGGGCGCAGTGCGATGGTCGCGGCCAGTGATTGCGTGATGCGCCTTGATCAGCTTAACGGCAAGGTTGGCGAAGCCACATTCAATATCGGCAAGATCGATGGCGGCGGGCCAGTCAATGTCGTGCCTGATAATGCCGTCGTGCGCTTTAACGTTCGGGTTTCAAACCATTTCGAACGCCATCAGGCAGAAAATGAAATTGCCGATGTCATTGCTGCGATCAATCAGCGTGACGGCATCATGGCCGAATTGCATGGCCAGTTTGGCCGCGCGCCCAAACCGATGGCAGGCAGGACCAAGGCCCTTTTCGAATGGGTCCGCGAACTGGGTCATGACCTTGATCTTGATATCGCATGGAAACCCACTGGGGGCTGTTGCGATGGCAACAATCTGGCCGAGGCCGGATTACCCAATATCGATACCCTTGGGGTGCGCGGCGGCCTGATCCATTCCGATCAGGAATTTGTGAAGCTCGACAGTCTGATCGAACGGGCAAAGCTTTCGGCCCTGATCCTGATGAAAGCCGGTTCAGGTGATTTACCCGACGCATTGAAAAAGACGGAGATATAA
- a CDS encoding arginine N-succinyltransferase: MMRVRPARMSDLDRLVDLASSASKGLTTLPANRDVLEARIVESIEAFGADIDGPGGESYFMVLEDTANGKVAGTCAIYAGVGLSKAFYNYKILKLTQYSHELNVTVTSRLLTLVNDYQGATEVGTLYLDPDYRKDGNGQLLARSRYLLMGCFKERFSEMVMAEMRGWQDENGKSPLWEALGSHFFNIPFPDADYISGIGNNQFIADLMPKYPIYIEMLPKAAQDVIGKTHDETRPALNLLKKEGFRFSNAVDIFDGGPCVDVRLDDIRTIRHSKIATIRKIVDRSPAMERHLACTLELSGYQASWLYMNVVNGTHVDLDRDQAEILGLRAGDQIRFVTD; the protein is encoded by the coding sequence ATGATGCGTGTCCGCCCCGCCCGTATGAGCGACCTTGACCGGCTGGTTGATCTGGCATCCTCAGCCAGCAAGGGGTTAACCACCCTTCCGGCCAATCGTGACGTGCTCGAAGCCCGCATTGTCGAAAGTATCGAGGCCTTCGGGGCCGATATCGACGGCCCCGGTGGTGAAAGCTATTTCATGGTTCTGGAAGATACCGCCAATGGCAAGGTCGCAGGCACCTGCGCGATCTATGCCGGGGTCGGGTTATCGAAGGCATTCTATAACTATAAAATCCTGAAACTGACGCAATATTCGCATGAACTGAATGTCACCGTGACATCGCGCCTGCTGACCCTTGTGAACGATTATCAGGGTGCTACCGAGGTGGGCACACTTTACCTTGATCCCGATTATCGCAAGGACGGCAACGGGCAGCTTCTGGCGCGGTCGCGATATCTGTTGATGGGGTGCTTCAAGGAACGGTTTTCGGAAATGGTCATGGCCGAAATGCGCGGCTGGCAGGATGAAAACGGTAAATCACCACTTTGGGAAGCCCTGGGATCGCATTTCTTCAATATCCCGTTCCCCGATGCCGATTATATTTCCGGGATCGGCAATAACCAGTTCATTGCCGATCTGATGCCGAAATATCCGATCTACATCGAAATGCTGCCCAAGGCCGCCCAGGATGTGATCGGCAAAACCCACGATGAAACGCGACCGGCACTGAACCTTTTGAAAAAGGAAGGTTTCCGGTTTTCAAATGCGGTCGATATTTTTGACGGCGGGCCATGCGTTGATGTCCGGCTTGATGACATCCGCACCATTCGCCATTCCAAAATCGCCACCATCCGCAAAATCGTTGATCGAAGCCCCGCCATGGAACGCCACCTTGCCTGCACACTGGAACTTTCCGGGTATCAGGCAAGCTGGCTTTACATGAATGTTGTGAATGGCACGCATGTCGATCTGGACCGCGATCAGGCCGAAATCCTTGGTCTGCGTGCTGGCGATCAGATCCGTTTTGTCACCGATTAA
- the astD gene encoding succinylglutamate-semialdehyde dehydrogenase, protein MTQKSNPALFINGTWQTGNGKAFHAENPANGDIVWQGNSASSDDVNAAIMAARNAFPAWAKRDLSERIEILERFAGLLNDHKDALARTISRDTGKPHWEALTEVGAMAGKIAISIKAYHERTGTRQGDAPGGGQAILRHKPHGVVAVFGPYNFPGHLPNGHIVPALLAGNCVVFKPSELTPLVAGETVKLWQRAGLPGGVLNLVQGERDTGIAVAQHPGIDGLFFTGSVPTGRHLHHAFAGQMDKILALELGGNNPLVVWDAADLDAVAHHTVMSAFITAGQRCTCARRLIVPSGAKGDAMVVAINDYCDRLIIGAPDDDPAPFMGPVISNRAADALIAAQEKLVANGAKIIREMTRPDPARPFLTPGLIDVTDVKDRADEELFGPILQIIRVDHFDDAIREANNTRFGLAAGLLCDDAELWQRFIHESRAGIVNWNKQLTGASSSAPFGGIGESGNHRPSAYYAADYCAWPVTTLQIDKLIAPDAVPKGVRP, encoded by the coding sequence ATGACCCAGAAATCAAATCCCGCCCTGTTCATCAATGGCACATGGCAAACCGGCAATGGCAAAGCATTTCACGCCGAAAACCCGGCCAATGGCGATATCGTCTGGCAGGGGAATTCCGCCAGCAGTGATGATGTTAACGCTGCGATCATGGCGGCACGAAATGCCTTTCCGGCATGGGCAAAACGCGACCTCAGTGAACGGATCGAAATCCTTGAACGGTTTGCCGGGCTTCTCAATGATCACAAGGACGCACTGGCACGCACCATCAGCCGTGATACCGGAAAACCGCATTGGGAGGCCTTGACCGAAGTCGGCGCAATGGCCGGGAAAATCGCGATTTCGATCAAGGCCTATCATGAACGCACCGGCACGCGCCAAGGTGACGCACCGGGCGGCGGACAGGCGATTTTGCGCCACAAACCCCACGGGGTTGTTGCGGTCTTTGGTCCCTATAACTTCCCCGGCCATCTGCCCAACGGCCATATCGTCCCGGCCCTTCTGGCGGGCAATTGCGTGGTGTTCAAGCCATCCGAACTGACCCCGCTTGTCGCCGGGGAAACCGTAAAGCTCTGGCAACGGGCCGGATTGCCGGGCGGGGTTCTGAACCTTGTGCAGGGCGAACGCGATACCGGCATTGCCGTGGCGCAGCATCCCGGTATCGACGGGCTGTTCTTTACCGGCAGTGTCCCGACCGGACGCCATTTGCACCATGCCTTTGCCGGGCAGATGGACAAAATCCTGGCGCTGGAACTTGGCGGGAATAATCCGCTTGTCGTCTGGGACGCCGCCGATCTCGATGCCGTCGCCCACCATACCGTCATGTCGGCCTTTATCACCGCAGGGCAACGTTGCACCTGCGCGCGCCGCCTGATCGTGCCATCCGGCGCAAAGGGCGATGCGATGGTCGTTGCCATCAATGACTATTGCGACAGGCTGATTATCGGTGCGCCCGATGATGATCCCGCCCCCTTCATGGGCCCGGTGATTTCCAACCGGGCGGCGGATGCATTGATCGCGGCGCAGGAAAAACTTGTTGCCAATGGCGCCAAAATCATCCGCGAAATGACGCGTCCCGATCCTGCCCGCCCGTTCCTGACACCGGGTCTGATTGACGTGACCGATGTAAAGGACCGCGCGGACGAGGAACTGTTTGGTCCGATCCTGCAAATCATCCGGGTCGATCACTTTGACGACGCGATCCGTGAAGCCAACAATACCCGTTTTGGCCTTGCCGCCGGGTTGCTGTGCGATGATGCCGAACTTTGGCAACGCTTCATCCATGAAAGCCGGGCCGGGATCGTCAACTGGAACAAGCAACTGACCGGCGCATCCAGTAGCGCCCCGTTTGGCGGCATCGGCGAAAGCGGCAACCACCGCCCGTCGGCCTATTACGCCGCCGATTATTGCGCATGGCCGGTCACAACCCTTCAGATCGACAAACTGATCGCCCCCGATGCCGTCCCCAAAGGAGTACGTCCATGA
- the astB gene encoding N-succinylarginine dihydrolase — MTRYAIEANFDGLVGPTHNYAGLSFGNVASTSNASTHSNPKSAALQGLTKMKALHDMGFVQGVLPPHERPHVKTLRDVFGFRGSDGDVLASAWKTNPNLVLAVSSASPMWTANAATVSPSGDTADGKVHFTPANLCAMFHRSIEHPVTGRALAAIFADPDHFTHHAALPGTDHMGDEGAANHTRFCGDYGARGVEFFVYGRHAFDPGKTRPNRYPARQTFEASSAIARHHGLSENGVVYAQQNPDLIDAGVFHNDVISVGNANVLFHYEDAFVNTSAVIDDIRRKMDGIADFTSIEVPQSTVPLSDVIKSYLFNSQLLRLPENDQMMLILPTEAEETISVRDYLYDLIGKGNTPIRQIKFFDLRQSMRNGGGPACLRLRVALTGDELAATNPQSLIDDQRFAELTGWVEKHYRDRLSADDFRDPTLLNEVRTALDELTQLLELGPIYDFQREG; from the coding sequence ATGACCCGCTACGCCATCGAAGCCAATTTTGACGGTCTGGTCGGCCCGACGCACAATTATGCCGGGTTAAGCTTTGGCAATGTCGCATCAACCAGCAACGCCAGCACCCATTCCAATCCGAAATCCGCCGCCCTTCAGGGCCTGACCAAGATGAAGGCGCTGCATGACATGGGCTTTGTGCAGGGTGTGTTGCCACCCCATGAACGCCCGCATGTCAAAACCCTCCGCGATGTTTTCGGCTTTCGTGGATCGGATGGTGATGTTCTGGCCTCGGCCTGGAAAACCAACCCGAACCTTGTTCTGGCGGTATCATCGGCATCCCCGATGTGGACGGCCAATGCCGCAACCGTTTCGCCTAGCGGTGATACTGCCGATGGCAAGGTGCATTTCACCCCGGCCAATCTGTGCGCCATGTTCCACCGGTCGATCGAACATCCGGTGACGGGGCGCGCACTTGCCGCGATATTCGCCGATCCCGATCATTTCACCCATCATGCCGCCCTGCCCGGCACGGACCATATGGGCGACGAAGGGGCTGCCAACCATACCCGTTTTTGCGGTGATTACGGCGCGCGCGGGGTCGAATTTTTCGTCTATGGCCGTCATGCTTTTGATCCGGGCAAAACCCGGCCAAACCGTTATCCCGCACGCCAGACGTTCGAAGCCAGCAGCGCGATTGCCCGCCATCATGGCTTATCCGAAAATGGTGTCGTCTATGCGCAGCAAAACCCGGACCTGATTGATGCCGGGGTGTTTCATAATGACGTGATTTCGGTCGGCAATGCCAATGTGCTGTTCCATTACGAGGACGCCTTTGTTAACACGTCCGCCGTGATTGACGACATCCGGCGCAAGATGGATGGCATCGCCGATTTCACCAGTATCGAGGTGCCCCAAAGTACCGTGCCACTTTCCGACGTCATCAAAAGCTACCTGTTCAATTCACAGCTTTTGCGCCTGCCGGAAAATGATCAGATGATGCTGATCCTGCCGACCGAGGCCGAAGAAACCATATCGGTCCGCGATTACCTTTATGACCTGATCGGCAAGGGCAACACGCCAATCAGACAGATCAAGTTTTTCGACCTGCGCCAAAGCATGCGCAATGGGGGCGGGCCGGCCTGTTTGCGGCTGCGCGTCGCCCTGACAGGGGATGAACTTGCCGCCACCAACCCGCAAAGCCTGATCGACGATCAACGCTTTGCCGAACTGACAGGCTGGGTCGAAAAACACTATCGTGACCGCCTAAGTGCGGATGATTTCCGCGATCCAACGCTTCTGAACGAAGTCCGAACGGCCCTTGATGAACTCACCCAATTGCTTGAGCTTGGCCCGATTTACGATTTTCAACGGGAAGGATGA
- a CDS encoding aminotransferase, translating into MSTLYDTEHLKRSDAANILHPASVVADVSNNGPARIFVKGKGAFITDTDGNRMLDGVGGLWCMNIGYGRTEIGDAMKAASDQMGYFHTFAGASNPAQIELAEKLVAKMPAHITKVFFGSSGSDANDTLMKIVWYYNGLRGKPEKRKIIARKQAYHGTTIATASLTGLASFHRNFGLPIPEVKHTSLPHYYREAKPGETEEQFSSRLANELESLIIAEGPETVGAFIAEPIMGAGGVITPPKGYFKAVQSVLKKHDILFICDEVVCGYGRTGHWFGHQLYDIRPDMIATAKGLTSGYFPMSAAFISDDIWKVLRDGSATLGAFAHGFTYSGHPVGSAVALANLAIIEGENLVANSAETGAYLHAQLNDTFGHHAHIGEVRGVGLLGALQLMADRDTKTGFDLKHKIAARCAAAIGNHGVIVRPLPTADSLAFSPPLTLDRREADQMVDAIQKGIDQVMGELSTEERKGMAA; encoded by the coding sequence ATGTCGACCCTCTATGATACCGAACATCTCAAAAGATCGGATGCGGCCAATATCCTGCATCCGGCATCCGTGGTTGCCGATGTGTCAAACAACGGCCCAGCCCGCATTTTTGTTAAGGGCAAGGGCGCGTTCATTACCGATACCGACGGCAATAGAATGCTGGACGGGGTTGGCGGGCTTTGGTGCATGAACATCGGCTATGGCCGGACCGAGATCGGCGATGCGATGAAGGCCGCATCCGATCAGATGGGCTATTTCCACACCTTTGCCGGGGCATCCAACCCTGCCCAGATCGAACTGGCCGAAAAGCTGGTGGCAAAAATGCCCGCTCACATCACCAAGGTGTTTTTTGGCAGTTCCGGGTCGGATGCCAACGACACGCTGATGAAAATCGTCTGGTATTATAACGGGCTTCGCGGCAAACCGGAAAAACGCAAGATCATCGCCCGCAAACAGGCCTATCACGGCACCACCATTGCCACCGCCAGCCTGACCGGGCTTGCATCGTTTCATCGCAATTTCGGCCTGCCGATCCCCGAAGTCAAACACACCTCGCTACCGCATTATTACCGCGAAGCCAAACCCGGCGAGACCGAGGAACAGTTTTCCTCCCGGCTGGCAAACGAGCTTGAATCCCTGATCATCGCCGAAGGTCCGGAAACGGTCGGTGCCTTCATTGCAGAGCCGATCATGGGGGCCGGTGGCGTCATCACCCCGCCCAAGGGCTATTTCAAGGCCGTTCAGTCGGTTCTGAAAAAGCACGACATCCTGTTCATCTGTGACGAGGTTGTTTGTGGTTACGGCCGCACCGGCCACTGGTTCGGTCATCAGCTTTATGACATTCGCCCCGATATGATCGCCACCGCCAAGGGCCTGACCAGCGGCTATTTCCCGATGTCAGCAGCCTTCATCAGCGATGATATCTGGAAAGTCCTGCGCGACGGGTCCGCAACCCTTGGCGCATTTGCCCATGGCTTTACCTATTCCGGCCATCCGGTGGGATCGGCTGTCGCACTGGCGAACCTTGCGATCATCGAAGGCGAAAATCTGGTCGCGAACTCGGCGGAAACCGGTGCCTATCTGCATGCGCAGCTTAACGATACCTTTGGCCATCACGCTCATATCGGCGAAGTCCGCGGTGTCGGCCTTCTGGGTGCCTTGCAACTGATGGCGGACCGGGACACAAAAACCGGGTTCGATCTGAAACACAAGATCGCCGCGCGCTGTGCGGCGGCAATTGGAAACCACGGCGTAATTGTCCGCCCGCTTCCAACCGCCGACAGCCTGGCATTTTCCCCGCCCCTGACGCTTGACCGGCGCGAAGCCGACCAGATGGTCGATGCCATCCAAAAGGGCATTGATCAGGTGATGGGCGAACTGAGCACCGAGGAACGCAAGGGCATGGCTGCCTGA
- a CDS encoding Lrp/AsnC family transcriptional regulator, with translation MIKIDEINLKILRALQANAKLTNLALSKLVGLSPSPCLDRVKKLEKEAVVKRYRAVLDIEKICPHVRVFAEVTLTGKTAADYKRFADTAKTIPEVVAAYRISGPYDYMLCLVCRDVQHYHSLSEEMIHGNLGITKFIGHVALAQTKAFRGYPV, from the coding sequence ATGATCAAGATCGACGAGATCAACCTTAAAATCCTGCGCGCCCTTCAGGCCAATGCAAAGCTGACCAATCTCGCCCTGTCAAAGCTGGTGGGACTAAGCCCGAGCCCCTGCCTTGACCGGGTCAAAAAGCTTGAAAAAGAAGCCGTGGTCAAACGCTATCGCGCGGTGCTTGATATCGAAAAAATCTGCCCGCATGTCCGGGTCTTTGCCGAGGTCACACTGACCGGCAAGACCGCCGCCGATTACAAACGGTTTGCCGACACGGCCAAAACCATCCCCGAAGTCGTTGCCGCCTACCGGATTTCAGGACCGTATGATTATATGCTGTGCCTCGTCTGTCGCGATGTGCAGCATTATCATTCCCTGTCCGAGGAAATGATCCACGGCAACCTTGGCATTACCAAATTCATCGGCCATGTCGCACTTGCCCAGACCAAGGCATTCAGGGGCTATCCGGTTTGA
- the cysD gene encoding sulfate adenylyltransferase subunit CysD produces MQPNLTHLRQLEAESIHIIREVAASFERPVMLYSIGKDSSVLLHLARKAFYPAPPPFPLMHVDTTWKFREMIEFRDKVAAEYGFELIVHINQDGVDQGIGPFTHGSSLHTDVMKTQSLKQALNKYKFDAAFGGARRDEEKARAKERVFSFRTETHRWDPKNQRPELWDIYNARINKGESIRAFPISNWTELDIWQYIYLEQIPIVPLYYSAKRPVVERDGMLIMVDDDRMPLHPGEKPEMKSVRFRTLGCYPLTGAVESEATTLPDIIQEMLLTRSSERQGRMIDHDEAGSMEKKKQEGYF; encoded by the coding sequence ATGCAGCCTAATCTGACCCATCTCCGCCAGCTTGAGGCCGAGAGTATTCACATTATCCGCGAAGTTGCGGCCTCGTTCGAACGGCCGGTGATGCTTTATTCCATCGGCAAGGATTCGTCGGTTTTGCTGCATCTGGCGCGCAAGGCATTTTATCCGGCCCCGCCGCCCTTTCCGCTCATGCATGTCGATACCACGTGGAAATTCCGCGAAATGATCGAATTTCGCGACAAGGTGGCGGCGGAATACGGGTTTGAGCTGATTGTTCATATCAATCAGGACGGCGTTGATCAGGGCATCGGCCCCTTCACCCACGGATCAAGCCTGCATACCGACGTCATGAAAACCCAATCGCTGAAACAGGCGCTGAACAAATACAAGTTCGATGCAGCCTTTGGCGGGGCGCGGCGTGACGAGGAAAAGGCACGCGCCAAGGAACGCGTGTTTTCGTTCCGCACCGAAACCCATCGCTGGGACCCGAAAAACCAGCGTCCGGAACTTTGGGATATATACAACGCACGGATCAACAAGGGCGAAAGCATTCGCGCATTCCCGATCTCAAACTGGACCGAGCTTGATATCTGGCAATATATCTATCTCGAACAGATCCCGATTGTGCCGCTGTATTATTCGGCCAAACGCCCGGTTGTTGAACGTGACGGTATGCTGATCATGGTTGATGACGACCGCATGCCGCTTCATCCGGGTGAAAAGCCGGAAATGAAATCGGTACGGTTCCGCACCTTGGGCTGCTACCCACTCACCGGTGCTGTTGAGTCCGAAGCAACCACCCTGCCCGATATCATTCAGGAAATGCTGCTGACCCGTTCAAGCGAGCGTCAGGGTCGTATGATTGACCACGACGAAGCCGGGTCGATGGAAAAGAAGAAGCAGGAAGGATACTTCTAA
- the cysN gene encoding sulfate adenylyltransferase subunit CysN, translating into MAHQSDLIADDILGYLKSQEEKSLLRFITCGSVDDGKSTLIGRLLWDSKMIFEDQLAALESDSRKVGTQGGEIDFALLLDGLQAEREQGITIDVAYRFFSTDKRKFIVADTPGHEQYTRNMATGASTADVAVILIDARKGILTQTRRHSFITSLLGIKHVVLAVNKMDLIDYDQDKFDTIVADYKEFAKDLGYSSITPIPLSALRGDNMIEASPNTPWYEGPTLLAHLETVQVEQDAIEKPFRLPVQWVNRPNLDFRGFSGTIASGIIKPGDAIAVTASGQTSKVREIVTFDGNLDQAFAGQAVTITLEDEIDISRGDVLARPDERPEFAGQFEARIIWMHEDHLLPGRPYIIKMGAQVTNAQISDLKYKVNVNTLEHIAGKTLELNEVGIANIATDKALAFDPYDDNRHSGRFIIIDRYSNATVGAGMVNHSLRRATNVKWQEMDINKQARAYQKGQKSAVLWFTGLSGAGKSTIANLVEKRLHAMGKHTYTLDGDNVRHGLNKDLGFTDADRVENIRRVGETAKLFVDAGIITLVSFISPFKSERQFARSLVEDGEFIEVFIDTPIEVCEQRDVKGLYKKAREGKIANFTGIDSPYEAPENAEITVNTSDQTAEQAAEIIVAKLEEFGVLGAWYPEI; encoded by the coding sequence ATGGCGCATCAATCCGACCTGATTGCCGATGACATTCTCGGCTACCTGAAATCCCAGGAAGAAAAAAGCCTGCTGCGCTTCATCACGTGCGGCAGTGTCGATGATGGCAAATCAACCCTGATTGGCCGTCTGCTTTGGGATTCCAAAATGATCTTTGAAGATCAGTTGGCAGCCCTTGAATCCGATAGCCGCAAGGTCGGCACCCAAGGCGGCGAAATTGATTTCGCCCTGCTGCTGGACGGGCTTCAGGCCGAACGCGAACAGGGCATCACGATTGATGTCGCCTATCGGTTCTTTTCGACCGACAAGCGCAAATTCATCGTCGCCGATACCCCCGGCCACGAACAATATACCCGCAACATGGCAACCGGCGCCTCGACCGCCGATGTCGCCGTGATCCTGATTGATGCGCGCAAAGGCATTCTGACACAGACACGCCGCCACAGCTTCATCACCTCGCTTTTGGGCATCAAGCATGTGGTGCTCGCCGTGAACAAGATGGACCTGATCGACTATGATCAGGACAAATTCGACACCATTGTTGCCGACTACAAGGAATTCGCCAAAGACCTTGGCTATAGTTCGATCACACCGATCCCGTTATCAGCCCTTCGCGGCGATAACATGATCGAAGCCAGCCCGAACACGCCTTGGTACGAAGGCCCGACGCTGCTCGCGCATCTTGAAACCGTTCAGGTCGAACAGGATGCGATTGAAAAGCCGTTCCGTCTTCCGGTGCAGTGGGTCAACCGCCCGAACCTTGATTTCCGGGGTTTTTCCGGCACCATCGCATCGGGCATCATCAAGCCGGGCGATGCGATTGCCGTCACCGCCTCGGGTCAGACCAGCAAGGTCAGGGAAATCGTCACCTTTGACGGCAACCTTGATCAGGCATTCGCCGGTCAGGCCGTGACCATCACGCTTGAAGATGAAATCGACATTTCGCGCGGCGATGTTCTGGCACGCCCAGATGAACGCCCGGAATTTGCCGGCCAGTTCGAAGCCCGCATCATCTGGATGCACGAAGATCATCTTCTGCCCGGCCGGCCCTATATCATCAAAATGGGCGCACAGGTCACCAACGCACAGATCAGCGACCTGAAATACAAGGTCAATGTCAACACGCTAGAACATATTGCCGGCAAGACGCTGGAACTGAACGAAGTCGGGATTGCCAATATCGCAACCGACAAGGCACTGGCCTTTGATCCCTATGATGACAACCGCCATTCGGGACGGTTCATCATCATCGACCGTTATTCCAACGCCACCGTTGGCGCAGGCATGGTCAACCATTCGCTTCGCCGTGCGACCAACGTCAAATGGCAGGAAATGGACATCAACAAACAGGCGCGTGCCTATCAGAAAGGTCAGAAATCAGCCGTTCTGTGGTTCACGGGTCTTTCGGGTGCCGGTAAATCGACCATCGCCAACCTGGTCGAGAAAAGGCTCCACGCCATGGGCAAGCACACCTACACCCTTGATGGTGACAATGTCCGTCACGGATTGAACAAGGACCTTGGCTTTACCGATGCCGACCGGGTGGAAAACATCCGGCGTGTCGGTGAAACCGCCAAGCTGTTTGTCGATGCCGGGATCATCACGCTGGTATCCTTCATCTCGCCGTTCAAAAGCGAACGCCAGTTTGCGCGTAGCCTTGTCGAAGATGGCGAGTTCATCGAGGTCTTTATCGACACCCCGATTGAAGTCTGCGAACAGCGCGACGTGAAAGGCCTTTATAAAAAGGCCCGCGAAGGCAAAATCGCCAACTTCACCGGGATCGACAGCCCCTATGAAGCACCGGAAAACGCCGAGATCACGGTCAACACATCTGATCAAACTGCCGAACAGGCAGCAGAGATCATCGTTGCCAAGCTCGAAGAATTCGGCGTTCTGGGTGCGTGGTATCCGGAAATTTAA
- a CDS encoding GIY-YIG nuclease family protein produces MVDGTPSGIITAEIMNWTGHVMTAPRTRLPDLIKRSEIARTGVYFLTGVNPEEPTQTFVYVGESDNVAKRLVSHNKDETKEFWDKVCVVTSKDQNLTKAHARYLESRLISIVSAAGRASLVNSTSPEYGFLPEADLADMEFFIEQIRITLPVLGMDFLREKPRVDDSGVMQKSSSASTEFWENKSPVFIIKSPKYGLFAQAQQIGGDFIVLANSHARSSWESSAGGYRNLHEQLVREGRLVPDRDGLLKFKEDTTFNSPSAASATIFGRPDNGRITWRVKGTNKTYADWQNEQIVSDASIENSDDE; encoded by the coding sequence TTGGTCGATGGCACACCAAGCGGAATCATTACAGCCGAGATAATGAACTGGACTGGTCATGTCATGACCGCACCGCGTACGCGCTTGCCTGATTTGATAAAGCGGTCAGAGATAGCGCGAACAGGGGTCTATTTCTTAACTGGTGTTAATCCGGAAGAACCGACGCAAACCTTTGTTTATGTCGGAGAAAGCGATAATGTCGCTAAACGGCTCGTCTCTCACAATAAAGATGAGACGAAAGAGTTTTGGGATAAGGTTTGCGTTGTAACAAGTAAGGACCAGAATTTAACGAAAGCGCATGCTCGTTATCTGGAAAGTCGATTGATATCAATTGTCTCGGCTGCAGGCCGAGCTAGCCTTGTAAATAGCACTTCGCCAGAATATGGCTTTCTACCTGAAGCTGATCTTGCTGATATGGAATTTTTTATTGAGCAAATACGAATCACGCTTCCTGTTTTGGGGATGGATTTCCTTAGAGAAAAACCAAGAGTTGATGACTCTGGTGTCATGCAAAAAAGTTCCTCAGCATCAACCGAGTTTTGGGAAAATAAATCACCTGTTTTCATTATAAAAAGTCCCAAATATGGGTTGTTTGCTCAAGCGCAACAAATTGGTGGTGATTTTATTGTTTTGGCTAACTCTCACGCAAGATCTTCTTGGGAGAGTAGCGCAGGTGGATATCGAAATCTTCATGAACAGCTGGTTCGCGAAGGAAGATTGGTTCCTGATCGTGATGGGCTGCTGAAGTTTAAAGAAGATACGACATTCAATAGTCCCAGCGCAGCCTCTGCGACCATTTTCGGTCGTCCTGACAATGGGCGCATAACTTGGCGGGTTAAAGGGACAAATAAGACTTATGCGGATTGGCAAAACGAACAAATCGTTTCAGATGCTTCCATAGAAAATAGCGATGATGAATGA